A part of Deinococcus roseus genomic DNA contains:
- the rpsS gene encoding 30S ribosomal protein S19 — MPRSLKKGPFVDGHLLDKVDTLNNSNRKQVIKTWSRRSTIVPEMIGHTVAVYNGKQHIPVYVNEQMIGHKLGEFSPTRNYRGHGDDKNSKSSKKK, encoded by the coding sequence ATGCCTCGTAGCCTGAAAAAAGGACCGTTTGTTGACGGCCACCTGCTGGACAAAGTGGACACCCTCAACAACAGCAACAGAAAACAAGTGATCAAAACCTGGAGCCGCCGCTCCACCATCGTTCCCGAAATGATCGGACACACTGTGGCTGTGTACAACGGCAAACAGCACATCCCCGTCTACGTGAACGAGCAGATGATTGGTCACAAACTCGGCGAGTTCTCTCCCACCCGCAACTACCGCGGCCACGGCGACGACAAGAACTCCAAATCCAGCAAGAAGAAGTAA
- the rpsQ gene encoding 30S ribosomal protein S17, producing the protein MPKKVLQGIVVSDKADKTVTVKVERRFKHPLYGKVVTRSKKYAAHDETNEYHTGDIVEIISVRPISKTKTWQVTKLIERARGEA; encoded by the coding sequence ATGCCCAAGAAAGTGCTCCAAGGTATCGTTGTCAGCGACAAAGCGGACAAGACGGTCACCGTGAAGGTTGAACGCAGGTTCAAACACCCCCTTTACGGTAAAGTCGTGACCCGTTCCAAGAAATATGCTGCCCACGATGAGACAAACGAATACCACACTGGTGACATTGTTGAAATCATCAGCGTGCGCCCCATTTCCAAGACCAAAACTTGGCAAGTGACCAAACTGATTGAGCGCGCCAGAGGTGAAGCATGA
- the rplB gene encoding 50S ribosomal protein L2, translated as MAVKTYRPYTPSRRFLTTADFSGLTKKRPEKSLTTSIHKTGGRNNRGRITSRFRGGGHKRLYRIIDFKRRDKAGVPAKVFSVEYDPNRSARIALLHYLDGEKRYILAPEGLQVGSTVVSGPEAEPKVGNALPLRFMPVGAVVHNVELVPGRGGQMARSAGTSIQIQGKEGDYAILRLPSGELRRVHTECYATVGSIGNAEHKNIVIGKAGRTRWLGRKPYQRGSSMNPVDHPHGGGEGRTGVGRTPVSPWGQPAKGLKTRKRRKNSSRFIVARRK; from the coding sequence ATGGCAGTCAAGACGTACCGTCCATACACTCCCTCCAGGCGCTTCCTGACCACGGCTGATTTCTCGGGCCTGACCAAAAAGCGCCCCGAGAAGAGTCTGACCACCTCCATTCACAAGACCGGTGGCCGCAACAACCGTGGTCGCATCACCAGCCGTTTCCGCGGTGGTGGCCACAAGCGCCTGTACCGGATCATCGACTTCAAACGCCGCGACAAGGCCGGGGTTCCCGCCAAGGTCTTCAGCGTGGAGTACGATCCCAACCGCAGTGCCCGCATTGCCCTCCTGCACTACCTGGACGGCGAGAAGCGCTACATCCTGGCTCCCGAAGGCCTGCAAGTCGGCTCCACCGTGGTGAGCGGTCCCGAAGCAGAACCCAAGGTCGGCAATGCCCTGCCCCTGCGCTTCATGCCCGTCGGTGCCGTGGTCCACAACGTGGAACTGGTGCCCGGACGTGGTGGTCAGATGGCCCGCAGCGCCGGTACGAGCATCCAGATCCAGGGTAAAGAAGGCGACTACGCGATTTTGCGCCTGCCCAGCGGCGAACTTCGCCGTGTGCACACCGAGTGCTACGCCACCGTTGGCAGCATCGGCAACGCAGAGCACAAGAACATCGTGATCGGTAAAGCTGGACGCACCCGCTGGCTCGGACGCAAGCCCTATCAGCGTGGCTCTTCCATGAACCCTGTGGATCACCCCCACGGTGGTGGTGAAGGTCGCACTGGTGTTGGCCGCACGCCTGTTTCCCCCTGGGGACAGCCTGCCAAAGGTCTCAAGACCCGCAAGCGTCGCAAGAACAGCAGCCGCTTCATCGTCGCTCGCCGGAAGTAA
- the rplD gene encoding 50S ribosomal protein L4, whose protein sequence is MSQIKVIGKNGGRALEVEFPEAKVGILHDVVTWQLAKRRRGTASTKTRAQVSRVGKKMYSQKGTGNARHGDRSVPTFVGGGVAFGPKPRSYAYTLPRKVRQLGLAMALGDRATTGKLFAVDGFGVEGKTKQFVAWVKENGIEGSIFLVTDDVNARLAARNIRNVTAVAVEGLNVYDILRHDNLVIDAVVLEPAKDGEE, encoded by the coding sequence ATGAGCCAGATCAAAGTGATCGGCAAAAACGGGGGTCGCGCTCTTGAAGTCGAATTCCCCGAAGCCAAAGTCGGCATCCTGCACGACGTGGTGACCTGGCAGCTCGCCAAGCGCCGCCGTGGCACCGCCAGCACCAAAACCCGCGCTCAGGTGAGCCGCGTGGGCAAGAAGATGTACAGCCAGAAGGGCACCGGTAACGCCCGTCACGGTGACCGCAGCGTTCCCACCTTCGTGGGCGGTGGTGTGGCCTTCGGCCCCAAACCCCGCAGCTACGCTTACACCCTGCCCCGCAAAGTGCGTCAGCTTGGTCTGGCCATGGCCCTCGGCGACCGCGCCACCACCGGAAAACTGTTCGCAGTGGACGGATTCGGCGTGGAAGGCAAGACCAAGCAGTTTGTGGCCTGGGTCAAAGAGAACGGCATCGAAGGCAGCATCTTCCTGGTGACTGACGATGTGAACGCCCGCCTCGCTGCCCGCAACATCCGCAACGTCACTGCTGTGGCTGTGGAAGGCCTGAACGTCTACGACATCCTGCGCCATGACAACCTGGTCATCGACGCAGTGGTCCTCGAACCCGCGAAGGACGGTGAAGAATGA
- the rpsC gene encoding 30S ribosomal protein S3, whose protein sequence is MGNKINPNGLRLGITKDWNSRWYASKKDYKKLLKEDEIIRALVSKRLSTAGVARVEIERAGQQISVTISAAKPGVVIGKGGEAIKALRQAIEGLVSAGTVAVNVAEVGNPNLSAPLVALRVAEQIERRFAFRRAMKQAAQRVMESGARGVKIILGGRLGGAEQARNEKVLEGRVPLHTLRADIDYGTALAKTTYGIIGVKVLVFNGEVIGNRGEVRPAPQPKPQRGNEERGAQRRRPTARRRKEGGE, encoded by the coding sequence ATGGGTAACAAAATCAACCCCAACGGACTGCGTCTGGGCATCACCAAGGACTGGAACAGCCGCTGGTACGCTTCCAAAAAGGATTACAAAAAACTCCTCAAGGAAGACGAGATCATCCGTGCTCTGGTCAGCAAGAGGCTTTCCACCGCTGGCGTTGCCCGCGTGGAAATCGAGCGTGCAGGTCAGCAGATCAGCGTGACCATCAGTGCTGCCAAACCCGGCGTGGTGATTGGCAAAGGCGGCGAGGCCATCAAAGCCCTGCGCCAGGCCATCGAGGGTCTGGTTTCCGCTGGCACCGTGGCTGTGAATGTGGCAGAAGTGGGCAACCCCAACCTGTCCGCTCCCCTGGTGGCCCTGCGTGTGGCCGAGCAGATCGAGCGCCGTTTCGCTTTCCGCCGTGCCATGAAGCAAGCTGCCCAGCGCGTGATGGAATCCGGAGCCCGTGGTGTGAAAATCATCCTGGGTGGCCGTCTCGGTGGTGCTGAACAGGCCCGCAACGAGAAAGTGCTGGAAGGCCGCGTGCCCCTGCATACCCTGCGCGCCGACATCGACTACGGAACTGCACTGGCCAAAACCACTTACGGCATCATTGGCGTCAAAGTCCTGGTGTTCAACGGTGAAGTGATCGGCAACCGTGGCGAAGTGCGTCCTGCACCCCAGCCCAAACCCCAGCGTGGCAACGAAGAGCGTGGCGCACAGCGTCGTCGTCCCACTGCCCGCCGTCGTAAAGAAGGAGGCGAGTAA
- the rplX gene encoding 50S ribosomal protein L24 — protein MGLHVKKGDLVYVASGKDKGKTGKVLLALPSENKVVVEGVNVVKKHVKANANNPEGGIEEREAALHASKVRVVDPETGKPTRTRKQVVDGKKVRVATKSGKVID, from the coding sequence ATGGGTCTTCACGTGAAGAAAGGCGACCTGGTTTACGTCGCCAGCGGTAAAGACAAAGGAAAAACCGGTAAGGTTCTCCTGGCCCTGCCCAGCGAAAACAAAGTGGTCGTTGAAGGCGTCAACGTGGTGAAAAAGCACGTCAAAGCCAACGCCAACAACCCCGAAGGTGGCATCGAGGAACGCGAAGCTGCACTGCATGCTTCCAAAGTCCGCGTTGTTGATCCCGAGACCGGCAAGCCCACCCGCACTCGTAAGCAAGTCGTGGACGGTAAAAAAGTTCGCGTCGCTACGAAAAGCGGCAAAGTGATCGACTGA
- the rplP gene encoding 50S ribosomal protein L16 — protein sequence MLLPKRTKYRKMFRGRMTGATKGGEYVAFGDFGLVATEPAWIKSNQIEACRIVMSRYFRRGGKIYIRIFPDKPITKKPAETRMGKGKGAVEYWVAVVKPGRVMFEVANVTEEQAREAFRLAGHKLPIKTKMVKREVYDEAQ from the coding sequence ATGCTTCTTCCCAAGCGAACCAAGTACCGCAAGATGTTCCGTGGTCGCATGACCGGTGCAACCAAGGGCGGCGAGTACGTGGCCTTCGGAGATTTCGGCCTGGTGGCCACCGAGCCTGCCTGGATCAAATCCAACCAGATCGAAGCCTGCCGCATCGTGATGAGCCGTTACTTCCGCCGTGGTGGTAAAATCTACATCCGCATTTTCCCGGACAAACCCATCACCAAGAAGCCTGCCGAAACCCGAATGGGTAAAGGCAAAGGTGCGGTAGAATACTGGGTGGCCGTCGTGAAGCCTGGCCGCGTGATGTTCGAAGTCGCCAATGTGACCGAAGAGCAGGCCCGTGAAGCCTTCCGTCTGGCTGGACACAAGCTGCCCATCAAGACCAAGATGGTCAAACGCGAGGTTTACGATGAAGCTCAGTGA
- the rpsH gene encoding 30S ribosomal protein S8, whose protein sequence is MLSDPIADMLTRIRNATRTYKDSVDVPASKFKEQIAKILVKEGYLTSYERVNEGKFDVLRIQLKYGHKREQVIKHIERISRPGRRAYVNHEDLPRIHKGLGLAVVSTSKGLLADRDARKEGIGGEVICVIW, encoded by the coding sequence ATGCTGAGCGATCCTATTGCAGATATGCTGACGCGCATTCGGAATGCGACGCGCACATATAAAGACAGCGTGGATGTGCCTGCCTCCAAGTTCAAGGAGCAAATCGCCAAAATTTTGGTGAAAGAGGGCTATCTCACGAGTTACGAGCGCGTTAATGAAGGCAAGTTTGATGTCTTGCGCATCCAGCTGAAGTACGGACACAAGCGTGAGCAAGTGATCAAGCACATTGAGCGCATCTCCCGCCCTGGCCGTCGTGCCTATGTCAACCACGAAGACCTCCCCCGCATTCACAAGGGTCTGGGTCTGGCCGTGGTTTCCACCTCCAAAGGTCTGCTTGCCGATCGCGATGCCCGTAAAGAAGGCATTGGCGGCGAAGTGATCTGCGTGATCTGGTAA
- the rplF gene encoding 50S ribosomal protein L6 has product MSRIGKQPITVPAGVQVSVENSEFKVKGPKGELTVPFNNELTVAVDGSTINVTRPSDQPRHRALHGLTRTLVANAVKGVSEGYTINMELKGVGYRAKLAGKNIEMTIGYSHPVVMEPPAGITFAVPEPTKLSITGIDKQLVGQTAANLRKVRKPDVYHGKGVRYAGEQIALKAGKAGATGGKGKK; this is encoded by the coding sequence ATGTCCCGAATTGGTAAACAACCCATCACCGTTCCCGCTGGCGTTCAGGTCAGTGTGGAAAACAGTGAATTCAAAGTCAAAGGCCCCAAAGGCGAGCTGACGGTTCCTTTCAACAATGAACTGACCGTGGCTGTGGACGGCAGCACCATCAATGTGACCCGTCCCTCTGACCAGCCTCGCCACCGTGCCCTGCACGGCCTGACCCGCACCCTGGTCGCCAACGCTGTCAAAGGCGTGAGCGAAGGCTACACCATCAACATGGAACTCAAAGGTGTGGGCTACCGTGCCAAACTGGCTGGCAAAAACATCGAGATGACCATTGGTTACAGCCATCCCGTGGTGATGGAGCCCCCAGCCGGCATCACCTTTGCCGTGCCTGAGCCCACCAAGCTCTCCATCACCGGCATCGACAAGCAACTGGTCGGCCAGACCGCTGCCAACCTGCGTAAAGTGCGCAAACCCGATGTCTACCACGGCAAAGGTGTGCGTTACGCTGGCGAACAGATCGCGCTCAAAGCCGGTAAGGCAGGCGCCACCGGCGGGAAAGGGAAGAAATAA
- the rplO gene encoding 50S ribosomal protein L15, with translation MKLSDLKPTPGSRKDRKRVGRGPGGTDKTSGRGHKGQKSRSGAGKGHFFEGGRSSLLSRLPKRGFSHEGIEYALVNLRDLERFEAGSTVQFEDFIISGLVRNGNRPIKLLAAGEVTGAYTLHVDAASQSAIAKIEAAGGKVILPEEE, from the coding sequence ATGAAACTGAGCGACCTGAAACCCACCCCCGGCAGCCGCAAAGACCGCAAACGCGTTGGTCGCGGTCCTGGTGGAACCGACAAAACCAGCGGCCGTGGCCACAAAGGTCAAAAGAGCCGTTCCGGTGCAGGCAAAGGCCACTTCTTTGAAGGTGGACGCAGCAGCTTGCTGAGCCGCCTGCCCAAACGTGGTTTCAGCCACGAAGGCATCGAATACGCCCTGGTCAACCTGCGTGACCTCGAGCGCTTCGAAGCGGGCAGCACCGTGCAGTTCGAAGACTTCATCATCAGTGGTCTGGTGCGCAACGGCAACCGTCCCATCAAACTGCTGGCTGCTGGTGAAGTCACCGGAGCCTACACCTTGCACGTGGACGCTGCTTCCCAGAGCGCCATTGCCAAGATTGAAGCCGCTGGCGGAAAAGTCATCCTCCCCGAGGAGGAGTAA
- the rplN gene encoding 50S ribosomal protein L14 codes for MIMPQTRLDVADNSGAREIMCIRVLNNGIGAKGLTTGGGGNKRYAGVGDIIIASVKESTPKGNVKSGDVVKAVVVRTSKAIQRPDGSVIRFDKNAAVIINNQGEPRGTRVFGPVARELRDRKFMKIISLAPEVL; via the coding sequence ATGATCATGCCTCAAACGCGACTCGACGTCGCAGACAACAGCGGTGCCCGTGAAATCATGTGCATCCGTGTTCTGAACAACGGCATCGGCGCGAAGGGTCTGACCACCGGGGGTGGCGGCAACAAACGCTACGCCGGAGTGGGCGACATCATCATCGCCAGCGTCAAAGAAAGCACCCCCAAGGGCAACGTCAAGTCTGGCGATGTGGTCAAGGCCGTTGTGGTCCGCACCAGCAAAGCCATCCAGCGTCCCGACGGCAGCGTGATTCGCTTTGACAAGAACGCCGCTGTGATCATCAACAACCAGGGTGAACCCCGTGGTACCCGTGTATTCGGGCCCGTGGCCCGCGAACTGCGTGACCGCAAGTTCATGAAGATCATCTCCCTGGCTCCGGAGGTGCTCTAA
- the rplR gene encoding 50S ribosomal protein L18: protein MPALDRTLRRKYSNRARIKKNSDRVRLSVFRSSKYIYAQIIDDKNGVTLAQAASKALGVEGTKTDAAAAVGKAIAEAALAKGVKQVVFDRGEYKYHGRVKALAEAAREGGLEF from the coding sequence ATGCCCGCATTGGATCGTACCCTGCGCCGTAAGTACTCCAACCGTGCCAGGATCAAAAAGAACAGCGATCGTGTGCGCCTGAGCGTGTTCCGCTCCAGCAAGTACATCTACGCGCAAATCATCGATGACAAAAACGGTGTGACCCTCGCCCAGGCTGCTTCCAAAGCCCTGGGTGTGGAAGGCACCAAAACCGACGCTGCTGCTGCTGTGGGTAAAGCCATTGCCGAAGCTGCGCTTGCCAAAGGCGTCAAGCAAGTGGTTTTTGACCGTGGCGAATACAAGTACCATGGCCGCGTGAAAGCCCTCGCTGAAGCTGCAAGGGAGGGTGGCCTTGAGTTTTAA
- the rpmC gene encoding 50S ribosomal protein L29 yields the protein MKLSEIRQLKPAEIAQEVESRKKELMELRFQNSVGQLANPARIREIKREVAQLLTVSAESKGK from the coding sequence ATGAAGCTCAGTGAAATTCGCCAACTGAAGCCCGCTGAAATCGCGCAGGAAGTCGAAAGCCGCAAAAAAGAGCTGATGGAACTCCGTTTCCAGAACTCTGTCGGCCAGCTCGCCAACCCTGCTCGCATTCGCGAAATCAAGCGCGAAGTCGCCCAACTGCTGACCGTTTCTGCGGAAAGCAAAGGCAAGTAA
- the rplC gene encoding 50S ribosomal protein L3 encodes MTKGILGTKVGMTQVWKGDKVVPVTVVLAGPCQIVQRKTAATDGYNAIQVGYGEQKESRLNKPALGHLKKNGASAVRFLREFRDFNFEGEVLKADLFEQGEIVDVTGTSKGRGTQGVMRRWGFKGGPASHGSKKWHRRPGSIGQRKTPGRVYKGKRMAGHWGVERITVQNLEIIEVRPDENLILVKGGIPGPNGGLVILKAAAKGGKS; translated from the coding sequence ATGACCAAAGGCATTCTCGGCACCAAAGTCGGGATGACCCAAGTCTGGAAAGGCGATAAAGTCGTACCCGTCACCGTTGTGCTGGCTGGCCCCTGCCAGATCGTGCAACGCAAAACTGCTGCCACCGACGGCTACAACGCCATCCAGGTTGGTTACGGCGAGCAGAAAGAAAGCCGCCTGAACAAACCCGCTCTGGGCCACCTGAAGAAAAACGGTGCCAGCGCAGTGCGTTTCCTCCGCGAATTCCGCGATTTCAACTTCGAAGGTGAAGTCCTCAAAGCTGACCTGTTCGAGCAGGGCGAAATCGTTGATGTGACCGGCACCTCCAAGGGTCGCGGTACCCAGGGTGTCATGCGTCGCTGGGGCTTCAAAGGCGGTCCTGCCAGCCACGGTTCCAAAAAATGGCACCGTCGCCCCGGTTCCATCGGACAGCGCAAAACCCCCGGTCGCGTTTACAAAGGCAAACGCATGGCCGGTCACTGGGGCGTTGAACGCATCACCGTTCAGAACTTAGAGATCATCGAAGTTCGTCCTGATGAGAACCTGATTCTCGTCAAAGGCGGCATCCCCGGTCCCAACGGTGGTCTGGTCATCCTCAAAGCTGCCGCCAAGGGAGGCAAGTCATGA
- the rplE gene encoding 50S ribosomal protein L5: MDALKKKYYDEVRAQLQQDFGYASIMQVPRIEKIVLNQGLGSSKEDSKVIDKAASQLAIIALQKPVITKAKKSVSNFKLRQGMPIGLKVTLRGQRMYTFLEKLINVGLPRIRDFRGVNPNSFDGRGNYNLGVKEQLIFPEITYDMVDAVRGMDITIVTNARTDEEGRALLKALGLPFRK; encoded by the coding sequence GTGGACGCTCTGAAGAAAAAATACTACGACGAGGTGCGTGCTCAACTGCAACAGGATTTTGGCTACGCCAGCATCATGCAGGTGCCCCGCATCGAAAAAATCGTCCTGAACCAGGGTCTGGGTTCCAGCAAAGAAGACTCCAAAGTCATCGACAAAGCTGCCAGCCAACTCGCCATCATCGCACTGCAGAAGCCTGTGATCACCAAGGCCAAGAAGAGCGTGTCCAACTTCAAACTCCGTCAGGGCATGCCCATCGGATTGAAAGTGACCCTGCGCGGTCAGCGCATGTACACCTTCCTGGAAAAACTGATCAATGTGGGTCTGCCTCGCATCCGTGACTTCAGGGGTGTCAACCCCAACAGCTTCGATGGTCGCGGCAATTACAACCTCGGTGTGAAAGAGCAATTGATCTTCCCCGAGATCACCTATGATATGGTGGATGCCGTGCGCGGCATGGACATCACCATTGTCACCAACGCTCGCACCGACGAAGAAGGCCGCGCCCTGCTTAAAGCACTGGGTCTGCCCTTCCGGAAGTAA
- the rpsJ gene encoding 30S ribosomal protein S10, with protein MVAPKIRIKLRGFDHRTLDQSASKIVDTVRRTGAKVSGPIPLPTRIRRFTVMRSPFIDKDSRESFEIRTHNRLVDIESPTKKTIDSLMTLDLPTGVDIEIKTVGGAQ; from the coding sequence ATGGTTGCTCCCAAGATTCGCATCAAACTTCGTGGCTTTGACCACCGCACCCTCGACCAGAGTGCGTCCAAGATTGTGGACACCGTGCGCCGCACGGGTGCCAAGGTGAGCGGACCCATTCCCCTCCCCACCCGCATCCGCCGTTTCACCGTGATGCGCAGCCCCTTTATTGACAAGGACAGCCGCGAATCCTTTGAAATCCGCACCCACAACCGCCTGGTGGACATCGAGTCCCCCACCAAGAAAACCATCGATTCCCTGATGACCCTGGATCTCCCCACTGGTGTGGACATCGAGATCAAAACCGTGGGTGGTGCACAATGA
- the rplV gene encoding 50S ribosomal protein L22 codes for MQSKAIARYIRIAPRKVRLVVDAIRGKSVSEAEDLLRFIPRGASDPVLKVLKSAKANAVNNFDLIEDRLFVAQTFVNEGPTLKRILPRARGRGDILKKRTSHITIILEERNG; via the coding sequence ATGCAAAGCAAAGCCATTGCCAGATACATTCGCATCGCTCCGCGCAAAGTGCGCCTTGTCGTCGATGCCATTCGCGGCAAGTCCGTGAGCGAAGCCGAAGACCTGCTGCGCTTCATTCCGCGTGGCGCGTCCGACCCCGTGCTGAAAGTGCTGAAAAGCGCCAAAGCCAACGCCGTGAACAACTTCGACCTGATCGAAGACCGCCTGTTCGTGGCCCAGACCTTCGTCAACGAAGGCCCCACCCTCAAGCGCATCCTCCCCCGTGCTCGTGGTCGTGGTGACATCCTCAAAAAGCGCACCAGCCACATCACCATCATTCTGGAGGAACGCAATGGGTAA
- the rpmD gene encoding 50S ribosomal protein L30, producing the protein MKIKLVRSTIGRPGDQIATVKALGLKKIGDEREVPNTDAVKGMVNKVKFLLEVQE; encoded by the coding sequence ATGAAAATCAAACTCGTTCGCAGCACCATCGGCCGACCTGGTGACCAGATCGCAACCGTGAAGGCCCTGGGCCTGAAAAAAATCGGTGACGAGCGTGAAGTGCCCAACACCGATGCTGTCAAAGGCATGGTCAACAAGGTGAAATTCCTCCTGGAGGTTCAGGAATGA
- a CDS encoding type Z 30S ribosomal protein S14: MANKGKVISHNSKKFAVQNYNRCQRCGRARGYYRFFGLCRICLREMAHRGELPGVKKSSW; encoded by the coding sequence ATGGCGAACAAAGGTAAAGTCATTTCCCATAACAGCAAGAAATTCGCTGTGCAGAACTACAACCGCTGCCAGCGTTGCGGACGTGCCCGTGGATACTACCGTTTCTTCGGTCTCTGCCGCATCTGCCTGCGTGAAATGGCCCACCGTGGCGAACTGCCCGGCGTGAAGAAATCCAGCTGGTAA
- a CDS encoding 50S ribosomal protein L23: MSHFDTIKAPVVSEKAFAGIENGVYSFWVDPRVTKPEIKAAVEAVFGVKVDSVNTQKLVGKVKRAGRFTGKRIDRKKAIVKLKEGQKIEALENLV; encoded by the coding sequence ATGAGCCATTTTGACACCATCAAAGCTCCTGTTGTGAGCGAAAAAGCTTTCGCTGGTATCGAGAACGGCGTTTACAGCTTCTGGGTTGACCCCCGCGTCACCAAACCTGAAATCAAAGCTGCCGTAGAAGCAGTCTTTGGCGTCAAAGTGGACAGCGTCAACACCCAGAAACTGGTAGGCAAAGTCAAGCGTGCAGGCCGTTTCACCGGCAAGCGCATTGACCGCAAAAAAGCAATTGTCAAACTCAAAGAGGGCCAGAAAATCGAAGCCCTTGAGAACCTGGTTTAA
- the rpsE gene encoding 30S ribosomal protein S5, which translates to MSFNRNNNRDRDRETGEFEEKMISVNRTAKTYQGGRRFRFAALVVIGDRNGRVGMGIGKAKEVPVAIEKAKAVARKNMIQVPVENGTIPHDIVGASTTSRVILKPAGPGTGVIAGSVPRAIAELAGITNLLSKELGSRNQINVAYAVFDGLKSLKTKKQVEDLRGGAQ; encoded by the coding sequence TTGAGTTTTAATCGCAACAACAACCGCGACCGTGACCGCGAAACCGGTGAATTCGAAGAAAAGATGATCAGCGTCAACCGCACCGCCAAGACCTACCAGGGTGGTCGCCGTTTCCGCTTCGCTGCTCTCGTTGTCATTGGTGACCGCAATGGTCGCGTCGGGATGGGCATTGGCAAAGCCAAAGAAGTGCCTGTCGCCATCGAAAAAGCCAAAGCAGTGGCCCGCAAGAACATGATCCAGGTCCCCGTGGAAAATGGCACCATTCCTCACGACATCGTGGGTGCCAGCACCACCAGCCGCGTGATCCTCAAGCCTGCAGGCCCTGGTACCGGTGTGATCGCCGGCTCCGTGCCCCGCGCCATTGCTGAACTCGCTGGCATCACCAACCTGCTGTCCAAGGAACTCGGCTCCAGAAACCAGATCAACGTGGCTTACGCCGTGTTTGATGGCCTCAAAAGCCTGAAGACCAAGAAGCAAGTGGAAGATCTGCGCGGAGGCGCACAATGA